GATGTCGAGGCCGGCTTCCTTGCAGGTGGGGATGTCGCCCCACGACTTTCCGTCGGCAACCGGCTCCTTGTAGGCGAGGCGCTGATAGTCGAACACACAGAGCGGCTTGACTTCGCCGGCCCGCCACTGGGACACGGCCTCGATGGGATTGTTGACCGAAGACGTGATGTGCCCGCCCACAAGCTGCGCCGCCACGTCGCCGCCGCCCTTGTAGGGAACATAGATGAACTTGGCGCCGGTCTTCTGCTCGATGGCGGCGGTGATGATCTGGTCTTCCTGCTTGGAGCCGGTGCCACCCATCTTGAATTCGGAGCCGCCGGAGGCCGCCTTGAGGGCCGCAAGATAGCCGGCCACGTCGTTATAGGGCGCCTTGGCATTCACCCACAGGACGAACTCGTCCAGGGCCAGCATGGCCACGGGGGTGAGGTCATCCCACTTGAACGGAACGCCGGTGGCGAGCGGCGTGGTGAAGATGTTCGATAGGGAAATGATGATCTTGTTGGCGTTGCCCGCAGAGGACTTCACATCAAGGAAGCCT
This genomic interval from Aquabacter sp. L1I39 contains the following:
- a CDS encoding Bug family tripartite tricarboxylate transporter substrate binding protein, encoding MRLALAKTVKRLAVACTALAALTPLSAFAWEPTKTVEFIVPAGTGGGADQMARMIQGIIQKNNLMKQSLVVINKSGGAGAEGFLDVKSSAGNANKIIISLSNIFTTPLATGVPFKWDDLTPVAMLALDEFVLWVNAKAPYNDVAGYLAALKAASGGSEFKMGGTGSKQEDQIITAAIEQKTGAKFIYVPYKGGGDVAAQLVGGHITSSVNNPIEAVSQWRAGEVKPLCVFDYQRLAYKEPVADGKSWGDIPTCKEAGLDIEYLMLRGIFMPPRVTKDQVDYYVDLFKKVRETPEWKDFMQKGAFNTTMLTGEEYKAWLGKAAQTHLSLMEKAGFVAK